The DNA window GATCACCGGTGTCGTGATCACCTCGGCGAAGAAGACCTTCTTCGCCGGTGGTGACCTGAACGACCTGATCAAGGCGCAGCCGGAGCAGGCGCCCGAGTTCACCGAGCGCCTCAACGGCATCAAGGGTGACCTGCGCAGGCTGGAGACCTTCGGCAAGCCCGTGGTCGCCGCGATCAACGGCGCCGCGCTCGGCGGCGGCCTCGAAATCGCGCTCGCCACGCACCACCGGATCGCCGCCGACGTGAAGGGCAGCCAGATCGGGCTGCCCGAGGTGTCCCTCGGCCTGCTGCCCGGTGGCGGCGGCATCGTGCGCACCGTGCGGCTGCTCGGCATCCAGAACGCGCTGCTGAACGTCCTGCTGCAGGGCCCGCGGCACCGCCCGCAGAAGGCGCTGGAACTCGGCCTGGTGCACGAGCTCGTCGAGACCGTCGACGAGCTGCTGCCCAAGGCGAAGGAATGGCTCAAGGCCAACCCCGAGGCGTTCACGCAGCCGTGGGACGAGAAGGGCTACAAGATCCCGGGCGGCACCCCGTCGAACCCGAAGTTCGCGGCGAACCTGCCCGCCTTCCCGGCCAACCTGCGCAAGCAGATCAAGGGCGCGAACATGCCGGCCCCGCGGGCGATCCTGTCCGCCGCGATCGAGGGCTCGCAGGTCGACTTCGACACCGCGCTGCTCATCGAGACGCGGTACATGGTGAGCCTGGCGACGGGCCAGGTGTCGAAGAACATGACGAAGGCGTTCTTCTTCGACCTGCAGCACATCAATTCCGGTGGCTCCCGCCCGGACGGTTTCGAGAAGTTCACCGCCACCAAGGTCGGTGTCCTCGGCGCGGGCATGATGGGCGCGGCGATCGCGTACGTCTCGGCGAAGGCCGGGATCGACGTGGTGCTCAAGGACGTCTCCCAGGAGGCGGCCGAGAAGGGCAAGGGCTACGCGGAGAAGATCGAGCAGAAGGCGCTTTCCCGCGGAAAGACCACGCAGGAGAAGTCGGACGCGCTGCTGGCGCGGATCAAGCCGACCGCGGACGCGGCGGACTTCGCGGGCGTCGACTTCGTGATCGAGGCGGTGTTCGAAAGCGTCGAACTGAAGCACAAGGTGTTCGGCGAGATCCAGGACGTCGTCAACGCCGACGCGGTGCTCGGCTCGAACACCTCCACGCTGCCGATCACCAGCCTCGCCGAGGGCGTCAAGCGGCAGGAAGACTTCATCGGGATCCACTTCTTCTCGCCGGTGGACAAGATGCCGCTGGTGGAGATCATCCGCGGGGAGAAGACCTCCGACGCGACGCTCGCGAAGGTCTTCGACTACACCCTGCAGATCAAGAAGACCCCGATCGTGGTCAACGACAGCCGCGGCTTCTTCACCTCGCGCGTCATCGGCACGTTCATCAACGAAGCCGTCGCCGCGCTGGGCGAGGGTGTCGAGCCCGCCTCGATCGAGCAGGCCGGTTCGCAGGCGGGTTACCCGGCGCCGCCGCTGCAGCTGATGGACGAGCTG is part of the Amycolatopsis sp. CA-230715 genome and encodes:
- a CDS encoding 3-hydroxyacyl-CoA dehydrogenase NAD-binding domain-containing protein; translation: MTESKTIRWEQDADGIVVLTLDDPSQSANTMNADYAESMRATVDRLESEKDSITGVVITSAKKTFFAGGDLNDLIKAQPEQAPEFTERLNGIKGDLRRLETFGKPVVAAINGAALGGGLEIALATHHRIAADVKGSQIGLPEVSLGLLPGGGGIVRTVRLLGIQNALLNVLLQGPRHRPQKALELGLVHELVETVDELLPKAKEWLKANPEAFTQPWDEKGYKIPGGTPSNPKFAANLPAFPANLRKQIKGANMPAPRAILSAAIEGSQVDFDTALLIETRYMVSLATGQVSKNMTKAFFFDLQHINSGGSRPDGFEKFTATKVGVLGAGMMGAAIAYVSAKAGIDVVLKDVSQEAAEKGKGYAEKIEQKALSRGKTTQEKSDALLARIKPTADAADFAGVDFVIEAVFESVELKHKVFGEIQDVVNADAVLGSNTSTLPITSLAEGVKRQEDFIGIHFFSPVDKMPLVEIIRGEKTSDATLAKVFDYTLQIKKTPIVVNDSRGFFTSRVIGTFINEAVAALGEGVEPASIEQAGSQAGYPAPPLQLMDELTLTLPRKIRKESREAVEAAGGTWKQHPAEAVIDKMIDEYDRKGRSTGAGFYEYDDEGKRAGLWPGLREAFNSGSGEVPFEDLKERMLFAEALETVKCFDEGVLNSVEDANIGSIFGIGFPAWTGGVIQYINQYPGGLKGFVARSQELAKRYGDHFEPPKSLLAKAEAGETY